The nucleotide sequence CCCTGGGCCAAACTCTACGACCCGCAACAGCGGCTGTTGGCGCGGGCCACGGAAAAAGGTTGCGGCAACCTCGCGGAACGCTGATTCAGCCCTTATCACAGCACCTCGTAGGAGCTGGCCATGCCTGCGAACAGGGCGCATGCTCTGGTGCGGGATCTTTCACGGGCATGGCCCGTTCCCACAGAAAAAGCGCAGACCCGCCAGCACGAGCCAGCTGCGCCCGCAAGTCCGCTCGCACATTGAAAACCGACGGTATCTGGCGCAGGCTCGGGCAGACGAATCAAACAACTCTGGAGTCACCCATGCGCCTGTCGCTTGCCCTCCTGCTCGCCCTTGCCCTTGGCGGCTGTGCCGGTCCGCTGCCGTCGCCCGACCCGAATATGGCCTGGGTGGACATGACGGCGCAGACCACCGATATCTTCATGTCCGACCGTCTGGACGGCAAACGCACCTATGATGGTCGCTACTTCCAGGTCCCGCCGGGCAAACATGAACTCGAAGCGCGCTACGAATTCGAAATCAGCAGCGGCGGGTTCGGCCTGTTCGGCGATACCCAGACCATGCGCTGTACCCTGGTGGTCAATTACGACAATTTCGAGGCCGGCAAGCGTTACCTGTTCCAGGCCCGCTCACTGGGCTTCACCCCTCAGGGCTGGCTGCGCGACGAGCAGCGCAATGTGCTGGTCCGCGCTGAAGCCGAACACTGCTACTGAATCTGAATTTCGAGGTAGACGATGTCCCGTATCTCCGAGACCCGCTTTTCCGCACTGGATCTGGCGCCCATCCGCGACGATGGCACCCCGGCGCAAGCCCTGCACAACGCCCTGGCGCTGGCCCAACATGTGGAAGGACTCGACTTCGAACGCTTCTGGGTCGCCGAACACCACAACATGGACGGCATCGCCAGCGCGGCCACCTCGGTACTGATCGGCTACCTGGCCGCCAATACCTCGCGTATCCGTCTGGGTGCGGGCGGCGTCATGCTGCCCAACCATGCGCCCCTGGTGATCGCCGAGCAGTTCGGCACCCTTGAGGCGTTGTATCCCGGGCGCATCGAACTGGGCCTGGGTCGCGCACCCGGCGCCGACCAGTTCACCGCCCACGCGCTGCGCCGCGATCGCATGGGCAGCGCCGATGACTTCCCGCAGGACGTTGAAGAGCTGGAAATGCTGCTCGGCCCGCGCCAGCCCAACCAGCGGGTGATCGCCATGCCCGGAGTGAACAGCAATGTGCCGATCTGGCTGTTGGGCTCCAGCCTGTTCAGCGCCCAGCTGGCGGCGGCCAAGGGCCTGCCCTACGCCTTCGCCTCGCACTTTGCGCCGCGCTTTATGCACCAGGCGATCAAGCTGTATCGCGACAACTTCCAGCCGTCCGCGGTGCTCGACAAACCCTACGTGATGCTCGGCGTACCGCTGATTGCCGCCGACAGCGACGAGCAGGCCGAATATCTGGCCACCAGCGTCTACCAGCGCATCCTTGCGCTGATCCGCGGCCAGAGCCTGGTGCTGCGCCCGCCGGTGCAAAGCATGAAGGGCCTGTGGTTGCCCCACGAGCAGCAGGCAGTGGGTGACTTCCTTGGCCTGGCGCTGATTGGCGGCTCGGAGAAGGTTCGCGCGCGACTGGATGTGCTGCTGGAACAGACCCAGGCCGACGAGCTGATCTTCACCTGCGACCTTTACGAAACCGCCGACCGCCATCGCGCCTTCGAGATACTGGCCGGGCTGAAGTAACGTTTGGCTGGCGGGTAATGCCGCCGGTCAACGCGTAAAGGCCAATGCGAAGTCGCTTATTCAAAGCTTCGCGCCGGGGGCGGCGCTCCCTCAAGTCGCAGTAGGCGTCGCACTACCTGTGGGAGGCGCGCCCACGCGCCGAAAATGGTCAATGGACCAACCCGGTTTTCGCCTGGCAGTGCGTCTTGTAGACTCGGCCATACGCTTCGCGTCAATGTGATCGTGCAACTGCGACTGCCAAAATCAGCCGCAGGCAAATCGCCGGAAGTTCCGGCATAGGCCGAACAAGCTCGGCCCTACCGCAACGTATCAGCTGTCCTTCAGACGGAAGCCTATCTTCATCGTTACCTGGAAGTGCGCCACCTGGCCATCGGCGACATGGCCGCGAATCTCGCCCACCTCGAACCACTCGATGCTCTGCAGCGTCTTGTTCGCCTCGGCGATGGCGTTGCGGATGGCCTCGTCGACGCTATTGCGCGACGAGCCGACGATCTCGATTTTCTTGTAGGTGTGATGATCCGACATGAATGCCTCCTTCTGGTCCGCGAGACTCCGCTCGAATGAGTGCGTCCTGCTGAATTGAGGCCAGCAGAGCGTGGCGAAGTTCAGGCGTAGGGTGGATAACGCGAAGCTTATTCACGGTTGCGTATCGTCGAACTGCGCTGCTCCGACTGGCATCGAGAGACGCGTGGAAAAGGCTTCGCCGTTTTCCACCCTACGCTGCTCGTCGGGGTCGTAGCCAGATAGCGCAGTCTGCTTGAATTCAGGCGTAGGGTGGATAACGCGAAGCTTATCCACCGTTGCATATTGTCGGAGGGACACCGATCTGCCGGGATCGGCAAACGCGTGGAAAAGGCTTCGCCGTTTTCCACCCTACGCTGCTCGTCGGGGTCGTAGCCCAGATAGCGCAGGCTGCTTGAATTCAGGCGTAGGGTGGATAACGCGAAGCTTATCCACCATTGCATATTGTCGGAGGGACACCGATCTGCCGGGATCGGCAAACGCGTGGAAAAGGCTTCGCCGTTTCCACCCTACGTCCGGCTGAAACCTTCGGCCTGCATCCGCCACAGTGCGTCGAATTCGCCGCCGCGGCTGCGCAGTTCATGGGGCGGGCCGTCCTCGACGATGCGACCGTTGCGAAGCACGATGATCCGGTCGAAGCTGGACAGGGTCGACAGACGATGCGCCACGGCGACCACCGTACGGTTGTTCACCAGATCGTTGAGCGCCGTCTGAATCTCGGCTTCGGACTGGGTATCCAGCGCTGACGTGGCCTCGTCGAGGATCAGGATCGGCGCATCCTTGAGGAACGCTCGGGCGATGCCCAGACGCTGGCGCTGGCCACCGGAGAGCATCACGCCACGCTCGCCGACCAGGGTGTCGTAGCCTTCCGGCAGCTCGCGGATAAAGCTGTCACAGAACGCATGGCGCGCCGCCTGAATCACTTCTTCATCCGTCGCGCCCGGCCGACCATAGCGGATGTTTTCGCGAATGCTGCGATTGAACAGCGCGGTTTCCTGCGGCACCACGGCGATCTTCTCGCGCAGGCTGTCCTGACTGACCCCGCGGATGTCCTGGCCATCGATCAGGATGCAGCCGTCCTGCACGTCGTCGAGGCGCTGGATCAGATTGATCAGGGTCGACTTGCCGGCACCGGACGAGCCCACCACGCCAACCTTCTGCCCGGCGGGAATGTGCAGATCGAGATGACGGAACACCGCGCCGCGATCCGGGTAGCTGAAGCTGACGTCTTGAAAGGTGATATCGCCCTCGGCAAGCAGCAGCTGAGCGTCGCTGTCCTCCAAGCCGTGGGGCTGCACAATGATGCGCAGGGTGTCCTCAATGGCACCGACCTGCTGCGTGGCGTCCACCAGCGCCAGCGCCAGATCCCGCGAGCCATGCAGGATGCGGAACGTCAGAGCACTGACCAGCACCACGTCGCCTGCGGTCACCTCCCCGTCGAGCCACAGACTGATGGCCCAGATCAGCATGCCGCCGGCCATCACCGACAGGCAGATATCGTGCATCACCCGGGCCTTTTCCAGGTACATCCAGCTCCGGCGCTGAGCCCGCGCTTCGTAGCCGATTTCCTGCGCCAGCCGCTCGGCTTCGCGATCCCGGGCGGAGAAAGCCTTGATGGTCCAGACGTTGGACACCGCATCCACCAGCTCACCACCGACTCGCGCCGACTGAGCGGCGAAGCGCTGATGCTTGGCGCGGCCACGAATACCAAAGCCGGTGATCAATGCCGCGACGATGGCGACGAACAGAATCAGCGCGACCGCCATGCGCACATCGACGGTCAACAGCACCACCACCGCACCGATGAAATCCACGATAGGCGGCACGATCTTCCAGGCCAGGCCGCCGTAAATGGCTCCCGCCGCCTGCCCCAGCGCCGAAATCCGATTGCCCAGCGAGCCGGCAAAGTGCTCGGTGAAGTAGCGCATCGGATGGCCGGTCAAATGCTTGAACAGATCGACCCGCAGATCAACCACGCTGGCCACCACGGTGCGGCAGCCGAGCCAGCCTCCAAGGCGCCAGAACACGTTCTCGACCACGATCAGGCCGATAAACAGCCACAGCGGAAACCAGACATTGCTGGCGCTGCGGTCAGAAGCGCCCTGGGCCATGGCGTCCACCAGCAGCTTCATGCCGTACTGCACGGCCACCGCACAGCTGGCGGCACCGATGATCAGCGCCAGCAAGCCGCCGAAATGCCAGGGCCGGGCGCGGATATAACGCCAGAGAAAAGCCAGCGGCGTGCTGGGTAGCGGCACCGACGAGGTTTTCGCCCGCGTGGGCTTTTCCGGGGCGTTCATGGCAGTGCTTGGGCAAGCGGCGAGGCAGCGCTGAACTGGCTGAATCGCATCTGTTGCAGACGCAGCTCGTCAGCCAGTCCTTCATGCACCTTGCGGTTGCCATTTTCGTCGGGGAAGCCCAGCAGGCCGGTGGGGCAATGGCGCTCATCGGTCCAGCCGGGATAGTCCAGCACCGGATACAGACAGATGCCTTCCACCGGCACCCCGCGCTGCATGGCCAGTCCGGCCTGCTCGCTGACGTAGCGCAGCCAGTCGCCGCGCAGATCACCCTCTGCGCCGGTTTCCGCGATCAGCAGCGGGCGCTTGTAGCGCTGCCAGATCTCGCTGAGGATGCCCTTGAACGGCCGGTAGTCCGGGTTATCACGCTCGATGGTGCGGCCATCGCCCAGGTACCACTGGTTGTCGGAGTAGTAATTGACGCCCAGTACATCGAGATATTCCGGCGCCCCGCCCAGGCCCGGCCAGTGCTCACCGCAAAGCATGTCCCAGGCCTCGAACTGGCTCTGACGGAAACGCTCCGCCTCGCGCTGCGGGCCGGGACGGTCGTTGGGCGCCACCACATGGATGGCCGGATCGACCTGCACGAAACGCGCGCGCGGCTCCACGTCCCGGATCGCCTGCATGGCGGCAATGGTGGCGCGCACCAGCTGATGCTTGAGTTCGAAGCCGCGGCCGCGCGCCATGGGGTTGAAATAGGCTTCGTCACCGCCGGCCCAGGCCCAGAACGAGATTTCATTCAGCGGCGCGTAGAAGGGCACCGTATCGGTTTCATCCTTGACCAGCTGCGCAACGGCAGCGGCATAACGGCCGAAACGCTCGACGAACTGCGGCCGCCAGATATCGATATCGTCCGGCCAGCCATAATGGCAAAGATCCCAGATCACCTGGGTGCCCTGGCGATGCGCGGCCAGCAGCATCGGCAGGAAGCTCGACCAGTCATACTGACCCGGCGCCGGCTCGATCAGGTGCCAGCGCAGACCGTCACGCACACTACGCAGACCATGGCGCTGCAACACCGCGTAGTCGTGCGCCGCCCAGCGATCGTGGCCGGTGGCGGCCAGCAGATCGAGACGCCGACCATCACTGCGGCGATGATTCGAGCACTCGAAACCACCCATGAAGAAGCTCTTGAATAGCGTGGGCTGATGCATCTTGGTCTCGTCTCAGGGGGCCTGTTCGGTCAGCGACTGGTTGTGTTCCGGGCTCGCTTCGGACTCTGAGCCGCGCTCGGCCTCCTCGATGCGCTTGTACAGTGCCAGCGCCTGACCCACCACCTGGTCCATGTTGTAGTACTTGTAGGTGCCCAAACGTCCGACGAAGGTCACCCCCGGCGTCTGCTCGGCCAGCTGTTGGTAGCGCTTGTACAGCTCGGCGTTCTCCGGCCGCGGGATCGGGTAATAGGGATCGCCTTCGGCGCTGGGGTACTCATAGGTGACGCTGGTTTTGGGGTGCACCTGTCCGGTGAGGTGCTTGTATTCGCTGATACGCGTGTAGGGCACATCCTCGCTCGGGTAGTTGACCGTGCCGACCGCTTGAAACTGCTCCTGATCCAGCTGTTTATGCTCGAACTTCAGCGAACGATAGGGCAACTTGCCGAAACGGTAATCGAAATACTCGTCGATGGGGCCGCAGAAGATCAGATGATCGTGGCGCACCTCGTCGCGGATCTCGCGGTAGTCGGTGTTGAGCATCACCTTGATATTCGGGTGCGCCAGCATCTTCTCGAACATCTTGGTGTAGCCGTACTTGGGCATCTGCTGGAAGGTGTCGGTGAAGTAGCGATCATCGGTATTGGTGCGGGTGGGAATGCGCGAGGTGACGGACTTGTCCAGTTGCGAAGGGTCCAGGCCCCACTGCTTGCGGGTGTAGCCGCGGAAGAACTTCTCGTACAGCTCGCGGCCGATGCCGTTGATCACCACGTCTTCGCTGGTCTGGATGTTCTCCACCGGCTCGGCGCGGCTGGCCAGGTAATGCGCGGCGTCCTCATCGGTCTGCAGATCCAGCCCGTAGAGCTTGTTCAGGGTGGTGCGGTTGATTGGAATCGGCACTTCCTGCCCATCCACCTGGGCGAGCACGCGGTGTTCGTAGGGCCGCCACTCGGTGAAGCGCGACAGGTAGTCGACAATGCGCTGGGCATTGGTGTGAAAGATATGCGGCCCATAGCGGTGGATCAGCACGCCGGATTCGTCGTAGTAGTCGTAGGCATTGCCGGCGATATGCGAGCGGCGATCGACCACCAGCACTCGCTTGTTCAGCCCGGCCGCCAAACGCTCGGCCAGCACGCTACCGGCAAAGCCGGCACCGACGATCAGATAGTCGAAGCCCCTCTGGCGCTGCGGCAGCTCGCCGCCGACCCCGCCGAGACGCTCAGGATGACTGTCTTGCGGGTTCAGATTGCGCATTGAATCTTCTCCTTCATCAGGCTCCAAGTATGGTCCCAGGACATGTCGCCGAGGATCTCGTCGGCCTTTTCCAGCAGGCTGTCGCGGTCTTCGGCATCAGCCAGGGCCGCCTCGCAGGCTGTGACGAACGCCTCGGGGCTGTCGGCGATACGCACGATGCCGGTGTCGCCATAAGTACGCACCACATCGGTGATCGGCGTGGAAACCACCGGGCGACCACCGGCCAGGTATTCGGGGGTTTTGGTGGGGCTGATAAAGCGGGTCGACTCGTTCAGCGCGAACGGCATGATCGCCACATCCCAGCCGGCGAGGTATTGCGGCAGCTCGTCGTAGGTCTTGCCGCCCAGGTAGTGGATATTGTCGCGTTGCGGCAACAACGCCGGGTCGATCTTCACCACCGGACCAATCAGCACGATCTGCCAGTCGGGGCGCTGTGCAGCGACCTTGGCGATCAGCGGCAGGTCCAGGCGCTCATCGATCACGCCGTAGAACCCGAGGCGCGGCAGCGGAATCTCGGCCTGATCCGCCGGATCGGCCTGGGGCCGCCGCGCCGCAGCGAAGTGATCAACGTCGACGCTGCTGGGAAAGGGGTGCGCGTTGTCGTGATGCTTGCGCTTGGCCTCATAGAGGCTGTAGCCGCCAGTGAATACCAGGTCGGCGCGGCGTAGCAGCTGGCGTTCACGCTCGATCAACTGTGGCGGCGCACCATGGAAGGCCGACAGCTCGTCCATGCAGTCGTAGATCACCACCTTCGGCTCCAGGTGATCGGTAAACGCCAGACTCATTGGCGTGTAGTACCAGAGCAGCAGATCCTCCACGCCCAGCTTGGCCAGGTAGCCGTCCACCAGACGGCGCAGCACCGGCTCGGCAGCCTCGCCTTCGCAGCCGGCTGGCAGACGCGGGATCAGAACCTGCACGCCATTTTCCTCGGGACGCACCTCCAGCCAGGGCTGGGCATCCTCGGTAGGGACAGGCTCTTCGCAGAACAGCACGTTGAAGTCGCGGGCGAAGCGCGACATCAGGTGTTGGGGGCGCTGGTAGACGAAACTCCAACGCAGGTGCGACAGGCACAACAGTGTCGGAACCTGCTCGTCAAAGACCACCTCCGCCGGTTCGGCAGACTTGTGGGGGGATTTGCCTATTTCGTACTGAAAGGGGCCAGCCCAGCTCATGAGAAACCTCGGTACGGGCGGCGGTGCGGTCAGCGTCCCTTCTGCGGCATCGCGCGTGAATTCGGTGCTCTCCTGCGCAACATATAAGGCGTACAGCGCGCGCAATAGTTCGGTTTCAGACGCACCGTTCGCCGGGAAGCGCTTGACGACTGGCCTTTTCTTGCTCTCGCGTCCGCCCCTGCCAATTGCCGGCTGGCGGGTGGGTTGAACTTGCGCGCCACCCCACCCGTCACTATTTCAGGACGCCTGACTCACTCGGCCTCAGTCGTGCACGCAACCCGCTTTGGTGCCCGGCTCGGCAGGTCGTACTTTCTCTGGAGATTTCCCTGCGGCGCTGTCTTTACGGCAGCCCGGGTGTGTTCCGTTCGCGTCCACAAACTGCATTGCGGAGGTGGAAATAGATGATTCTGGTCACTGGCGGAGCGGGATATATCGGCTCACACGCAGTACTGGAGCTGCTTCTTGCAGGCGAAGAAGTGCTCGTACTGGATAACCTTTGCAACAGCTCTAAAACCGCCCTTGACCGGGTCGCGCAGCTGAGCGGGCGAGCGCCGCAATTCATCAAGGGCGACGTGCGCAACCGCGCCTTGCTGCAGGCGCTGT is from Pseudomonas saudiphocaensis and encodes:
- the glf gene encoding UDP-galactopyranose mutase, translating into MRNLNPQDSHPERLGGVGGELPQRQRGFDYLIVGAGFAGSVLAERLAAGLNKRVLVVDRRSHIAGNAYDYYDESGVLIHRYGPHIFHTNAQRIVDYLSRFTEWRPYEHRVLAQVDGQEVPIPINRTTLNKLYGLDLQTDEDAAHYLASRAEPVENIQTSEDVVINGIGRELYEKFFRGYTRKQWGLDPSQLDKSVTSRIPTRTNTDDRYFTDTFQQMPKYGYTKMFEKMLAHPNIKVMLNTDYREIRDEVRHDHLIFCGPIDEYFDYRFGKLPYRSLKFEHKQLDQEQFQAVGTVNYPSEDVPYTRISEYKHLTGQVHPKTSVTYEYPSAEGDPYYPIPRPENAELYKRYQQLAEQTPGVTFVGRLGTYKYYNMDQVVGQALALYKRIEEAERGSESEASPEHNQSLTEQAP
- a CDS encoding dodecin → MSDHHTYKKIEIVGSSRNSVDEAIRNAIAEANKTLQSIEWFEVGEIRGHVADGQVAHFQVTMKIGFRLKDS
- a CDS encoding beta-glucosidase; amino-acid sequence: MHQPTLFKSFFMGGFECSNHRRSDGRRLDLLAATGHDRWAAHDYAVLQRHGLRSVRDGLRWHLIEPAPGQYDWSSFLPMLLAAHRQGTQVIWDLCHYGWPDDIDIWRPQFVERFGRYAAAVAQLVKDETDTVPFYAPLNEISFWAWAGGDEAYFNPMARGRGFELKHQLVRATIAAMQAIRDVEPRARFVQVDPAIHVVAPNDRPGPQREAERFRQSQFEAWDMLCGEHWPGLGGAPEYLDVLGVNYYSDNQWYLGDGRTIERDNPDYRPFKGILSEIWQRYKRPLLIAETGAEGDLRGDWLRYVSEQAGLAMQRGVPVEGICLYPVLDYPGWTDERHCPTGLLGFPDENGNRKVHEGLADELRLQQMRFSQFSAASPLAQALP
- a CDS encoding ABC transporter ATP-binding protein; translation: MNAPEKPTRAKTSSVPLPSTPLAFLWRYIRARPWHFGGLLALIIGAASCAVAVQYGMKLLVDAMAQGASDRSASNVWFPLWLFIGLIVVENVFWRLGGWLGCRTVVASVVDLRVDLFKHLTGHPMRYFTEHFAGSLGNRISALGQAAGAIYGGLAWKIVPPIVDFIGAVVVLLTVDVRMAVALILFVAIVAALITGFGIRGRAKHQRFAAQSARVGGELVDAVSNVWTIKAFSARDREAERLAQEIGYEARAQRRSWMYLEKARVMHDICLSVMAGGMLIWAISLWLDGEVTAGDVVLVSALTFRILHGSRDLALALVDATQQVGAIEDTLRIIVQPHGLEDSDAQLLLAEGDITFQDVSFSYPDRGAVFRHLDLHIPAGQKVGVVGSSGAGKSTLINLIQRLDDVQDGCILIDGQDIRGVSQDSLREKIAVVPQETALFNRSIRENIRYGRPGATDEEVIQAARHAFCDSFIRELPEGYDTLVGERGVMLSGGQRQRLGIARAFLKDAPILILDEATSALDTQSEAEIQTALNDLVNNRTVVAVAHRLSTLSSFDRIIVLRNGRIVEDGPPHELRSRGGEFDALWRMQAEGFSRT
- a CDS encoding LLM class flavin-dependent oxidoreductase, with product MSRISETRFSALDLAPIRDDGTPAQALHNALALAQHVEGLDFERFWVAEHHNMDGIASAATSVLIGYLAANTSRIRLGAGGVMLPNHAPLVIAEQFGTLEALYPGRIELGLGRAPGADQFTAHALRRDRMGSADDFPQDVEELEMLLGPRQPNQRVIAMPGVNSNVPIWLLGSSLFSAQLAAAKGLPYAFASHFAPRFMHQAIKLYRDNFQPSAVLDKPYVMLGVPLIAADSDEQAEYLATSVYQRILALIRGQSLVLRPPVQSMKGLWLPHEQQAVGDFLGLALIGGSEKVRARLDVLLEQTQADELIFTCDLYETADRHRAFEILAGLK
- a CDS encoding lipoprotein, with translation MRLSLALLLALALGGCAGPLPSPDPNMAWVDMTAQTTDIFMSDRLDGKRTYDGRYFQVPPGKHELEARYEFEISSGGFGLFGDTQTMRCTLVVNYDNFEAGKRYLFQARSLGFTPQGWLRDEQRNVLVRAEAEHCY
- a CDS encoding glycosyltransferase family 1 protein — translated: MSWAGPFQYEIGKSPHKSAEPAEVVFDEQVPTLLCLSHLRWSFVYQRPQHLMSRFARDFNVLFCEEPVPTEDAQPWLEVRPEENGVQVLIPRLPAGCEGEAAEPVLRRLVDGYLAKLGVEDLLLWYYTPMSLAFTDHLEPKVVIYDCMDELSAFHGAPPQLIERERQLLRRADLVFTGGYSLYEAKRKHHDNAHPFPSSVDVDHFAAARRPQADPADQAEIPLPRLGFYGVIDERLDLPLIAKVAAQRPDWQIVLIGPVVKIDPALLPQRDNIHYLGGKTYDELPQYLAGWDVAIMPFALNESTRFISPTKTPEYLAGGRPVVSTPITDVVRTYGDTGIVRIADSPEAFVTACEAALADAEDRDSLLEKADEILGDMSWDHTWSLMKEKIQCAI